One stretch of Rhodoferax lithotrophicus DNA includes these proteins:
- a CDS encoding Tex family protein: MHKIIAQIAQEIRVQDRQVAAAVELLDGGATVPFIARYRKEVTGGLDDIQLRELEARLSYLRELRDRLQTVIKAIDEQGKLTPQLLAALHAAATKQELEDLYLPFKLKRRTKGQLAREAGLEPLADALLANPMLVPADEALAYVIPMRPVVEGEDKQPDFSTVPAVLDGVRDLLSERWAETPALVQNLREWLWEQGLLQSKLVEGKNETDPDVAKFRDYFDYDEPIGRVPSHRALAVFRGRSLEILEAKLVLPEAPLVPEKSAQNKPLALDNQAQAATKTKAPAAVSLAEARIALQLGWSHQSRPADDLIRKCIAWTWRVKLSLSTERDLFARLREAAEGVAIKVFADNLRDLLLAAPAGPRVVLGLDPGIRTGVKVAVVDATGKLVDTSTVYPHEPRKDWDGSLHILGALCQKHGVNLIAIGNGTASRETDKLAADLIKLMAKQAVAQSGQAQAAIEKVVVSEAGASVYSASEFASQEMPDVDVSLRGAASIARRLQDPLAELVKIDPKSIGVGQYQHDVNQSELAKTLEAVVEDCVNSVGVDLNMASVPLLSRVSGLSGSVAKAVVRWREANGAFASRQDLLKVTGLGPKAFEQSAGFLRIRGGSNPLDMTGVHPETYPVVEQIIAKTGKPVAELMGRADMLKTLRPELFANEKFGVITVKDILGELEKPGRDPRPDFKVARFNDGVDDIRDLKEGMVLEGTVSNVAAFGAFIDLGVHQDGLVHVSQLSHKFVTDAREVVKTGDIVKVQVVEVDVARKRIALTMKLGAAPARNVGDNHFQAANTPQRGRSGGAGYAGQGTRQAQSAPPSTAMSSAFAKLKGLGS, translated from the coding sequence ATGCACAAAATCATCGCGCAAATTGCGCAAGAAATCCGGGTTCAAGACCGTCAGGTAGCCGCCGCTGTGGAGTTGCTGGACGGTGGTGCCACCGTGCCGTTTATTGCCCGCTACCGCAAAGAGGTCACCGGTGGCCTGGACGACATCCAACTGCGCGAGCTTGAGGCCCGCCTGAGTTACCTGCGCGAGCTGCGCGACCGTTTGCAAACCGTGATCAAAGCCATTGACGAACAAGGCAAGCTCACGCCGCAACTGCTGGCCGCGCTGCATGCGGCAGCGACCAAGCAGGAGCTGGAAGACCTGTACCTGCCGTTCAAATTAAAACGCCGCACCAAAGGCCAGCTGGCCCGTGAGGCCGGGCTCGAGCCGCTGGCGGATGCCTTGTTGGCCAACCCCATGCTGGTGCCCGCTGATGAAGCCTTGGCTTATGTGATACCGATGCGCCCAGTGGTGGAGGGGGAAGACAAGCAGCCTGATTTTTCAACCGTGCCAGCCGTGCTGGACGGTGTGCGCGATCTGCTGAGTGAGCGCTGGGCCGAAACACCCGCACTGGTACAAAACCTGCGTGAATGGCTGTGGGAGCAGGGTCTGCTGCAATCCAAACTGGTCGAGGGCAAAAACGAGACTGACCCCGATGTGGCCAAATTCCGCGATTATTTTGACTATGACGAGCCCATTGGCCGCGTGCCTTCGCACCGGGCGCTGGCCGTGTTTCGTGGCCGCAGCCTGGAAATTCTGGAGGCCAAGCTGGTTTTGCCAGAAGCCCCTTTGGTACCCGAAAAATCAGCGCAAAACAAGCCTCTAGCCCTTGATAATCAAGCGCAAGCAGCTACAAAAACAAAAGCACCTGCGGCGGTTTCCCTGGCCGAGGCGCGTATCGCACTCCAGTTGGGCTGGAGCCATCAGAGCCGTCCTGCAGATGATTTGATCCGCAAATGCATCGCCTGGACCTGGCGTGTCAAACTGAGCCTGTCCACCGAACGTGACCTGTTTGCCCGCCTGCGTGAAGCCGCGGAAGGGGTGGCCATCAAGGTGTTTGCCGACAACCTGCGCGACCTGCTGCTGGCCGCCCCGGCCGGGCCGCGTGTGGTGCTGGGGCTAGACCCCGGCATTCGTACCGGTGTGAAAGTGGCGGTGGTCGATGCCACCGGCAAGCTGGTGGATACCAGCACGGTTTACCCGCACGAGCCGCGCAAAGACTGGGACGGCTCGCTGCACATTCTGGGGGCACTGTGCCAAAAACATGGCGTGAACCTGATCGCCATTGGCAATGGCACGGCCAGCCGCGAGACTGACAAACTTGCCGCTGATCTCATTAAATTAATGGCAAAACAGGCTGTAGCGCAGTCAGGACAAGCGCAAGCAGCTATTGAAAAAGTAGTGGTCTCGGAAGCCGGTGCGTCCGTCTACTCGGCCAGCGAATTCGCCAGCCAAGAGATGCCCGACGTGGACGTGAGCCTGCGTGGTGCCGCCAGCATTGCCCGCCGCCTGCAAGACCCACTGGCCGAGCTGGTCAAGATTGACCCCAAGAGCATCGGTGTGGGCCAGTACCAGCACGATGTGAACCAGAGTGAGCTGGCCAAAACCCTGGAAGCGGTGGTGGAAGACTGCGTGAACTCGGTTGGGGTTGACTTGAACATGGCCAGTGTGCCACTGCTCAGCCGCGTCTCGGGCCTGTCCGGCAGTGTGGCCAAGGCGGTGGTGCGCTGGCGCGAGGCCAACGGGGCCTTTGCCAGCCGCCAGGACTTGCTCAAGGTTACCGGCCTGGGGCCGAAGGCGTTTGAGCAAAGCGCTGGCTTCCTGCGTATTCGCGGTGGTTCCAACCCGCTGGACATGACCGGCGTACACCCGGAAACCTACCCGGTGGTGGAGCAAATCATTGCCAAAACCGGCAAACCGGTGGCGGAGTTGATGGGCCGTGCCGACATGCTCAAAACCCTGCGCCCAGAGCTGTTTGCCAACGAAAAGTTTGGGGTCATCACCGTCAAGGACATTCTGGGTGAGCTGGAAAAACCCGGCCGCGACCCGCGCCCGGACTTCAAGGTGGCGCGGTTTAACGACGGCGTGGACGACATCCGCGACCTGAAAGAAGGCATGGTGCTGGAGGGCACGGTCAGCAACGTGGCCGCTTTTGGTGCCTTTATTGACCTGGGGGTGCATCAGGATGGGCTGGTGCACGTGAGCCAGCTCAGCCACAAATTTGTGACGGATGCGCGTGAAGTCGTCAAGACCGGCGATATTGTCAAAGTGCAGGTGGTGGAGGTGGATGTGGCGCGTAAACGTATTGCCTTGACCATGAAGCTGGGGGCCGCACCCGCACGCAATGTGGGCGACAACCATTTTCAGGCGGCCAATACACCGCAGCGTGGCCGCTCGGGTGGGGCGGGTTATGCCGGGCAGGGTACGCGCCAGGCGCAGAGTGCGCCACCATCGACCGCCATGTCCTCTGCATTCGCCAAACTCAAAGGCTTGGGGAGTTAA
- a CDS encoding ATP-binding protein, whose amino-acid sequence MKHLFQSVRTRLLLVALAVEAVMLTVLVSNSLRLMNTYMTAQLEDHANQITPILTAALVAPLAQRDYATVQSVLDESRKGSGQGIRYLAVSNVQGVRMASSGIEDHVSLPQPDTSINNVGHDTDSSYDVQKPIVMFGQKLGVLHFGLDLSPIFLAQNTLRNQGLLIALIELLLSFLVLTALVWWLTRHLIDLTRASQEVAMGNLSPAPIKEGHDELGQLGAAFNAMSRAVNERVAELVAARQTAELANLAKSRFLATMSHEIRTPMNGILGMAQLLLEPKLSEHERLDYARTVLNSGQSLLSLLNDILDMSKIEANKLQLEQSIFEPAQLLHESQLLFESVALQKNLTLTHDWSGPVNARYRGDVYRLRQMLSNLVGNAIKFTHQGHIHIQGSELHRLEDVAVLKISVKDSGIGMTSEQVARIFQPFVQADNSTTREYGGSGLGLSIVSHLATLMGGQVGVESTPGLGSLFWFQVSVQCPSAADEYDPGKQHRIEGKPPTLKGSPQTTPSTVEVMLVEDNPVNRMVVETFLKQFKLHVTTAENGQQALDLITQGAQPALILMDLQMPVMDGYIATEKIRAWERANARPRLPIMALTANAFQEDRERCLSVGMDAFITKPIAKADLLKALAPWLPKQPDSATPMNQVQNIPQLPGLEPDWPKVSQLHAKLSNMLKHHQFDALDCFEQLVTLTSHTPLAQQVKTIGPLIHNLQFEQALALLSQLPTTASHTSQSDT is encoded by the coding sequence ATGAAGCACCTGTTTCAAAGTGTGCGCACCCGCTTGCTGCTGGTAGCCTTGGCGGTTGAAGCGGTGATGCTGACAGTTTTGGTAAGTAACAGCTTGCGCTTGATGAACACCTACATGACGGCGCAACTTGAAGATCATGCCAATCAAATCACCCCCATTCTGACTGCCGCACTGGTAGCGCCACTGGCACAGCGTGACTACGCCACCGTGCAGTCGGTGCTTGATGAAAGCCGCAAAGGCAGTGGCCAAGGTATCCGCTACCTGGCCGTCAGCAATGTTCAAGGTGTACGCATGGCCAGCAGCGGAATTGAAGACCATGTTTCGCTGCCTCAGCCAGACACCAGTATCAACAACGTTGGTCATGACACTGACAGCTCCTACGACGTTCAAAAACCAATCGTCATGTTTGGTCAAAAGTTGGGGGTCTTGCATTTTGGACTGGACCTGTCGCCCATTTTTTTGGCCCAAAACACCTTAAGGAATCAAGGCTTGCTGATTGCCTTGATTGAATTGCTGCTGTCCTTTCTCGTATTAACTGCTCTGGTGTGGTGGTTGACCCGCCATTTGATTGACCTGACACGTGCCAGCCAAGAAGTAGCCATGGGTAACCTGAGTCCGGCCCCCATCAAGGAAGGCCACGACGAATTGGGCCAACTCGGGGCAGCGTTTAATGCCATGTCGCGTGCGGTGAACGAACGTGTGGCCGAACTGGTGGCGGCACGTCAAACCGCAGAACTGGCCAATCTGGCCAAAAGCCGCTTCTTGGCCACCATGAGCCATGAAATCAGAACACCCATGAATGGCATTCTGGGTATGGCACAGCTTCTGCTTGAGCCCAAACTCTCTGAACATGAGCGTCTGGACTATGCCCGCACCGTCTTGAACTCGGGTCAATCCCTATTGAGCCTGCTCAACGACATTCTGGACATGTCCAAAATTGAGGCCAACAAACTTCAGCTTGAACAAAGTATCTTTGAGCCGGCCCAGCTGCTGCATGAATCACAGTTGCTCTTTGAAAGTGTGGCTCTTCAGAAAAACCTGACCCTGACACACGACTGGAGCGGGCCTGTCAACGCTCGCTACCGTGGTGATGTATACCGGTTGCGCCAAATGTTATCCAATCTGGTGGGCAATGCGATCAAATTCACCCATCAGGGCCACATACACATTCAAGGCAGCGAACTGCACCGTTTGGAAGATGTTGCGGTGCTGAAAATTTCGGTCAAAGACAGCGGCATAGGCATGACAAGCGAGCAAGTTGCCCGTATCTTCCAACCCTTCGTCCAAGCGGACAACAGCACCACAAGGGAATACGGTGGCAGCGGTTTGGGCTTATCCATTGTGAGCCACTTGGCCACCTTGATGGGGGGTCAGGTGGGCGTGGAAAGTACCCCTGGACTGGGTAGCCTTTTTTGGTTTCAGGTGAGTGTGCAGTGTCCATCAGCGGCAGATGAATATGACCCCGGTAAACAACACCGCATAGAGGGTAAACCACCCACACTCAAGGGCTCGCCCCAGACCACCCCATCAACGGTAGAAGTCATGCTGGTGGAAGACAATCCCGTCAATCGCATGGTGGTAGAAACTTTTCTCAAACAATTTAAGCTGCACGTAACAACCGCTGAAAACGGCCAACAGGCACTTGATCTCATCACCCAGGGGGCCCAGCCCGCACTGATTCTGATGGATCTCCAAATGCCGGTGATGGATGGCTACATCGCCACCGAAAAAATCAGGGCCTGGGAGCGTGCCAACGCGCGTCCGCGTCTTCCCATCATGGCCCTGACTGCCAATGCGTTTCAAGAAGATCGTGAACGTTGTCTTTCGGTGGGTATGGATGCCTTTATCACCAAACCGATAGCCAAAGCAGACTTGCTCAAAGCACTCGCACCCTGGCTACCCAAGCAGCCTGACAGCGCCACCCCAATGAACCAGGTCCAGAACATTCCGCAACTACCTGGATTGGAGCCAGACTGGCCGAAAGTAAGCCAGTTACACGCCAAGTTGTCCAACATGTTGAAGCACCATCAATTTGATGCACTCGACTGCTTTGAACAGCTTGTGACCTTGACGAGTCACACACCACTGGCACAGCAGGTGAAAACCATCGGCCCTTTGATTCATAACTTGCAATTTGAACAAGCGCTGGCCCTGCTGAGTCAACTACCCACGACCGCCTCACATACAAGCCAAAGCGACACATGA
- a CDS encoding HDOD domain-containing protein, whose translation MELATLLNQRFVMPSVPKVMALLMSELVGSRQDLRRIDLLLGHDPALTTRLLQAANAPMFKLAGQIHSVAEALVVLRLGQVHAMVSQAASQASFKTVPGLLLPKFWAYSQDTARVSRSLAGLLRLNQQAATTCGLIHAIGELSMRLAIPQAVELDVVCSPLDLRRERVEIQALGFGYTQVSAGLASLWHFPQVMVNALQFAHAPFDNDAYEPMAGVLHLAIWRARAKQAGLDAKALAVSFPSPVAEVLGVDIDMVLQQDPIDWSKQVPGSRFADLVY comes from the coding sequence ATGGAACTGGCCACGTTGCTGAACCAGCGTTTTGTCATGCCGAGCGTGCCGAAAGTGATGGCTTTGCTGATGAGTGAGCTGGTTGGGTCGCGGCAGGATTTGCGTCGTATTGACCTGCTCCTGGGCCATGACCCGGCGCTGACGACCCGCTTGTTACAGGCCGCCAATGCGCCCATGTTCAAGCTGGCCGGGCAGATTCACAGTGTGGCTGAAGCGCTGGTGGTGCTGCGTTTGGGGCAGGTGCATGCCATGGTGAGCCAAGCGGCCAGTCAGGCTTCATTCAAAACCGTGCCTGGCTTGTTGTTGCCCAAATTCTGGGCCTACAGTCAGGACACGGCCCGGGTGTCGCGCTCTTTGGCAGGTTTGCTGCGTTTGAATCAACAAGCGGCCACAACCTGTGGTTTGATTCACGCCATCGGTGAACTGTCGATGCGTCTGGCCATACCCCAAGCGGTGGAGCTGGATGTGGTCTGTTCCCCATTGGATCTCCGGCGCGAACGGGTTGAAATCCAGGCACTGGGTTTTGGTTATACCCAGGTCAGCGCCGGATTGGCCTCTCTTTGGCATTTCCCGCAAGTGATGGTGAATGCTTTGCAATTTGCGCATGCACCGTTTGACAACGATGCCTATGAGCCCATGGCCGGTGTGCTGCATTTGGCCATTTGGCGTGCCCGGGCCAAACAAGCGGGCCTGGATGCCAAGGCGTTGGCGGTGAGCTTTCCGTCGCCAGTGGCTGAAGTCTTAGGGGTAGACATTGACATGGTTCTCCAGCAGGACCCGATTGATTGGTCCAAACAAGTGCCTGGCAGCCGTTTTGCGGACCTTGTCTACTGA
- a CDS encoding phosphate/phosphite/phosphonate ABC transporter substrate-binding protein → MAQTVQPFRLGVAPHTSARVILEMYQPLRLHLEQALGKPVEVVTAPDFTEFARRMMHLDYDLAITTGHQARLAQTDAGYTPLITYIADFRAVTLVAGDSKVKQISDLKGKQVLGLSSTSLVTLWGQHWLKSNGLSQPLRYISASDSVAHLILENQAAAGFASLANYQSLPRELQSKLRFLAISEPMAGRVYMLNPQQLALKSTLDSALQNFAQSDSGKSYFVKYKLDGYRMLKPKELEAMDPFAAEVRQTLK, encoded by the coding sequence ATGGCTCAAACCGTTCAGCCTTTTCGTCTGGGTGTTGCGCCACACACAAGCGCCCGTGTGATCCTTGAGATGTACCAACCCCTTCGCCTTCATCTTGAACAAGCCTTGGGCAAGCCCGTAGAAGTGGTTACAGCCCCGGACTTTACGGAATTTGCGCGACGCATGATGCACCTGGACTACGACCTGGCGATCACCACAGGCCACCAGGCACGCCTTGCCCAAACAGATGCAGGATACACACCACTGATCACCTACATTGCTGATTTCAGGGCCGTGACCTTGGTAGCCGGCGATAGCAAGGTGAAACAGATTAGCGACCTCAAAGGCAAACAGGTGCTGGGTTTGTCATCCACCTCACTGGTCACGTTATGGGGTCAACATTGGCTTAAAAGTAATGGCTTGAGCCAACCGCTGCGCTATATCAGTGCCTCTGACAGTGTGGCGCATCTGATTCTTGAGAATCAGGCTGCTGCTGGATTTGCGTCCTTGGCCAACTACCAAAGTCTGCCGCGGGAACTGCAATCCAAACTGCGTTTTTTGGCCATCAGCGAGCCGATGGCTGGACGTGTGTACATGCTCAACCCACAACAACTGGCACTCAAAAGCACACTCGACAGTGCCTTGCAGAATTTTGCGCAAAGCGACTCGGGCAAAAGCTACTTTGTCAAATACAAGCTTGATGGTTATCGCATGCTCAAACCCAAAGAACTGGAAGCCATGGACCCCTTTGCAGCTGAAGTGCGTCAAACCCTGAAATGA
- a CDS encoding GGDEF/EAL domain-containing response regulator — protein sequence MNTFIKAPKPRILAIDDTPANLFTLGASLKKDFDLQLATSGAEGLRLAIQEPPELILLDIMMPEMDGFETCKRFKAEPSLKDIPVIFITALATVDAEIKGLSFGALDYITKPIQVETARQRIRNLLDREHYRQQAQIKSQQLETKLTELKQAQAQLKLAASVFSSAREGIFITDTHGIIVEVNQAFERITGYGRAEVVGQSPMMLNSGKQTPDFYADMWKQLATKEHWYGELWNLRKGGQLYAEMLNISSVRDAQGQIQNYVALFSDITVQKEHEQELDHIAHYDMLTGLPNRVLLADRLRQGMTQTLRRGQHLAVVFLDLDGFKTVNDNFGHGVGDQLLSILANRMKLALREGDTLARTGGDEFIAVLMDLENTTTSDSLLLRLLQAAAMPFDQDGSHLQVSASIGVSFYPQESDIDADQLIRQADQAMYQAKLAGKNRFHVFDAVQDSGLRTHHESLKRIGQALKNNELALYYQPKVDMRSGKVIGLEALIRWQHPELGLQAPALFLPVIEDHPLAVEVGEWVIETTLSQIEQWQSAGLDIPVSVNVGARQLQQPVFVDRLRTLLENHPLVKPGMLSLEVLETSALENMTMVSHVIEQCRQMGVTFALDDFGTGYSSLTYLKRLPVTTLKIDQSFVRDMLVDADDLAILQGVIGLAQAFDREAIAEGVETTEHGVRLLAMGCYLAQGYGIARPMPAHHVPDWIKHWQCDAAWVYPTH from the coding sequence ATGAATACCTTCATCAAAGCGCCCAAACCACGTATTCTGGCCATTGACGACACCCCAGCCAACCTGTTCACATTAGGTGCTTCACTCAAAAAAGACTTCGACCTGCAATTGGCTACCTCGGGTGCAGAAGGGCTTAGGCTGGCCATACAAGAGCCACCGGAACTGATTTTGCTCGACATCATGATGCCTGAAATGGACGGGTTTGAAACCTGCAAACGCTTCAAGGCCGAGCCAAGCCTGAAAGACATTCCGGTGATTTTCATCACCGCATTGGCGACTGTCGACGCTGAAATCAAAGGTCTTTCGTTCGGTGCACTGGACTACATCACCAAGCCGATTCAGGTTGAGACCGCACGGCAACGCATTCGCAACCTGCTCGACCGTGAACACTACCGGCAACAAGCGCAAATCAAAAGCCAGCAACTGGAAACCAAACTCACCGAGCTGAAACAGGCACAAGCTCAACTGAAGCTTGCGGCAAGCGTTTTTTCATCTGCACGTGAAGGCATTTTTATCACCGACACACATGGCATCATCGTTGAAGTGAATCAGGCTTTTGAACGCATCACTGGTTATGGCCGCGCAGAAGTTGTGGGGCAATCGCCAATGATGCTTAATTCTGGGAAACAAACCCCGGATTTTTACGCTGACATGTGGAAACAACTGGCCACCAAGGAACATTGGTATGGCGAGCTCTGGAATCTCCGTAAAGGGGGCCAGCTGTATGCAGAAATGCTCAATATCTCTTCGGTGCGTGACGCTCAAGGCCAGATCCAAAACTATGTGGCACTGTTCTCCGACATCACGGTACAGAAAGAACACGAACAAGAGCTGGATCACATTGCCCACTACGACATGCTCACAGGTTTGCCCAACCGGGTCTTGCTTGCTGATCGCCTGCGCCAAGGCATGACACAGACCCTTCGGCGCGGCCAGCACCTGGCCGTGGTGTTCCTCGACCTGGATGGTTTCAAAACCGTCAACGACAACTTTGGTCACGGGGTCGGAGACCAACTGCTGAGCATACTGGCCAACCGCATGAAACTGGCGCTACGTGAAGGTGACACGCTTGCACGCACCGGTGGTGACGAATTTATTGCCGTACTGATGGATCTGGAAAACACAACCACCAGTGACTCCCTGTTGCTGCGTTTGCTGCAAGCGGCCGCCATGCCATTTGATCAGGATGGCTCACACCTGCAAGTATCGGCAAGCATTGGTGTGAGTTTTTACCCCCAGGAAAGCGACATAGATGCGGATCAGCTGATCCGCCAGGCCGATCAGGCGATGTACCAGGCCAAACTGGCTGGTAAAAACCGTTTCCACGTGTTTGATGCGGTACAAGACAGTGGTCTGCGTACACACCATGAAAGCCTGAAACGTATTGGGCAAGCCCTGAAAAACAACGAGCTGGCGCTGTACTACCAGCCTAAAGTGGATATGCGCAGCGGTAAAGTGATTGGTCTGGAAGCCCTGATCCGTTGGCAACACCCTGAGCTTGGCCTGCAGGCACCGGCCCTGTTCTTGCCGGTGATCGAAGATCATCCGCTGGCTGTAGAGGTAGGTGAATGGGTGATTGAAACCACTCTCAGCCAAATCGAGCAATGGCAGTCCGCAGGTTTGGACATCCCTGTCAGTGTGAATGTGGGTGCACGCCAATTGCAGCAACCGGTGTTTGTGGATCGGTTGCGTACCCTGCTGGAAAACCACCCTTTGGTGAAACCCGGCATGCTCTCACTGGAAGTGCTTGAAACCAGTGCCTTGGAAAACATGACGATGGTGAGCCATGTCATCGAACAATGCCGTCAGATGGGGGTGACTTTTGCGCTGGACGATTTTGGTACCGGCTATTCGTCACTCACTTATCTAAAGCGGCTTCCCGTGACCACTTTAAAAATTGACCAGAGTTTTGTGCGCGATATGCTGGTTGATGCTGATGATCTGGCCATTTTGCAAGGTGTGATCGGGCTTGCCCAGGCATTTGACCGGGAGGCTATTGCTGAAGGTGTCGAAACCACTGAACACGGCGTACGCCTGCTGGCCATGGGATGTTATCTGGCCCAAGGCTACGGTATTGCGCGCCCCATGCCTGCACATCACGTTCCAGACTGGATCAAACACTGGCAATGTGATGCCGCATGGGTGTATCCAACCCACTGA
- a CDS encoding patatin-like phospholipase family protein, translated as MKALQIYAGPKAMAHLGRYGLRPQDVSTMAAAAGGPKGLILGPLDRFIFGQWLPQSSQAVHLVGASIGAWRMASACLNDPVAAFERLEREYIGQHYDLLPGEKRPPASRVSALFGANLQAFYDGRLAEVLQHPRYALHVLTSHGRGLLSRERHGLTALGYVGAFLSNLLARRALGPWLERVVFSSGPGTGLPDLPFVAHDYPTQQVALTEANFQAALQASCSIPFVLQAVHDIADAPAGAYWDGGVTDYHLHLDYAGVQNALDSRATQAYSIIATEQNHIKDARASDHTAGLVLYPHFQRSVVPGWLDKHLSWRHGSTPFLDIMVLLAPNPDWVKTLPNGKLPDRGDFMHYGADLIARMNAWNAAVSACHQLADEFAAWLEQPDLSKVRLL; from the coding sequence ATGAAGGCGCTGCAGATTTACGCGGGCCCCAAGGCTATGGCGCACCTGGGGCGGTACGGCTTGCGTCCACAGGATGTCAGCACGATGGCTGCCGCAGCTGGTGGCCCCAAAGGGCTGATTCTGGGGCCGCTGGATCGCTTTATTTTTGGCCAGTGGTTGCCACAATCCAGTCAAGCCGTGCATTTGGTCGGGGCCTCCATTGGTGCCTGGCGCATGGCTAGCGCTTGTTTGAATGATCCGGTTGCGGCTTTTGAGCGGCTGGAGCGTGAGTACATTGGTCAGCATTACGACTTGCTGCCGGGTGAGAAACGTCCACCAGCTTCACGTGTGAGCGCTCTGTTTGGTGCGAATTTGCAGGCGTTTTATGACGGACGGTTGGCAGAGGTGTTGCAGCATCCGCGTTACGCCTTGCATGTACTGACCTCGCATGGACGCGGCTTGCTCTCACGTGAACGTCATGGGTTGACCGCGCTGGGTTATGTGGGCGCGTTTCTCAGCAATTTACTGGCGCGCCGGGCCTTGGGGCCGTGGCTGGAGCGGGTGGTGTTTTCCAGCGGTCCAGGCACAGGTTTGCCCGATTTGCCTTTTGTTGCGCATGATTACCCGACGCAACAGGTGGCCCTGACCGAGGCAAATTTTCAGGCCGCATTACAAGCCAGTTGCTCCATTCCTTTTGTGCTCCAGGCGGTGCATGACATTGCCGATGCGCCAGCGGGTGCGTATTGGGATGGCGGGGTGACCGATTACCACTTGCACCTGGACTATGCCGGTGTTCAGAATGCTCTTGATTCAAGAGCTACTCAGGCTTATTCCATAATCGCTACAGAGCAAAATCATATAAAAGATGCCAGGGCATCCGATCACACCGCTGGCTTGGTGCTGTACCCGCATTTCCAGCGTAGCGTGGTGCCGGGCTGGCTGGATAAACATCTGTCGTGGCGCCACGGCAGTACGCCATTTTTGGACATCATGGTGTTGCTGGCTCCGAACCCGGATTGGGTCAAAACCCTGCCCAATGGCAAGCTGCCTGATCGGGGTGACTTTATGCACTATGGCGCTGATTTGATTGCCCGCATGAATGCCTGGAACGCTGCCGTGAGTGCCTGTCACCAACTTGCTGACGAATTTGCCGCCTGGCTAGAGCAGCCTGACCTGAGTAAGGTCAGGCTGCTCTAG